One segment of Sesamum indicum cultivar Zhongzhi No. 13 linkage group LG4, S_indicum_v1.0, whole genome shotgun sequence DNA contains the following:
- the LOC105161105 gene encoding uncharacterized protein LOC105161105 isoform X2, which produces MAFRVFHGQNGVVPLTGRSFIRTEKSTSESSPAQFNPLAARAATISLSAFGPGGPFGFDAFSGKRKKENKDSNSSKKESSSKGGKSEHEAMSNEWLQNGNCPIAKSYRAVSHVLPLVAKALQPPPGMKYRCPPAIVAARSALAKTAFAKNLRPQPLPAKILVIGVLGMAANIPLGIWREHTEKFSPSWFAAVHAAVPFIAMLRKSVLMPKTAMAFTIAASILGQVIGSRAERHRLKTVGTRKTDFAETSSFGPNPLAVAGTRDGLCRENTDWNSSSALVPIASSPTDVFC; this is translated from the exons ATGGCATTCAGGGTCTTCCATGGGCAGAATGGAGTTGTTCCACTTACTGGGAGGTCATTTATTCGCACCGAGAAATCAACATCTGAATCATCACCGGCTCAATTCAATCCCTTGGCAGCAAGAGCAGCTACCATCAGCCTCTCTGCTTTTGGTCCTGGGGGACCTTTTGGGTTTGATGCTTTCTCTGGGAAgcgaaagaaagaaaacaaggaCTCAAATTCATCCAAAAAGGAATCTTCTTCAAAG GGAGGGAAATCAGAACATGAAGCAATGAGCAACGAGTGGTTGCAAAATGGAAACTGCCCCATTGCAAAGTCATATCGGGCCGTGAGTCATGTCCTTCCTCTTGTAGCGAAGGCCCTTCAGCCCCCTCCTGGCATGAAGTATAGGTGTCCTCCAGCAATTGTTGCTGCCCGGAGTGCTCTAGCAAAAACAGCTTTTGCGAAAAACCTCAGGCCACAGCCTCTGCCAGCAAAAATACTTGTCATTGGCGTTTTAGGAATGGCGGCTAATATACCTTTAGGAATATGGAGAGAACACACCGAAAAATTCTCACCATCATGGTTTGCTGCTGTCCATGCTGCTGTGCCGTTCATAGCCATGCTTAGGAAATCTGTATTGATGCCTAAGACAGCCATGGCATTTACCATCGCAGCATCTATTCTAGGACAGGTAATTGGTTCTAGAGCAGAGAGGCATCGGCTGAAGACGGTTGGTACAAGGAAAACTGATTTTGCTGAAACTTCAAGTTTTGGGCCAAATCCGTTGGCAGTTGCTGGAACTAGAGATGGGCTTTGCAGGGAAAATACCGATTGGAACTCGAGTTCTGCACTTGTTCCTATTGCCTCATCACCAACCGATGTGTTCTGCTAA
- the LOC105161106 gene encoding uncharacterized protein LOC105161106, with amino-acid sequence MPPEPLPWDRRDFRKHERSGSDPRLGGGGFGGGGPHRWREQHHHPHAPPPHPPPYHHQQQQQQRWYSDFRSSRPLPPGHGKQAGWHMYPDDAGHGFMPFGSRYGDRNLEDENCRPFGSRGDGRYFRNSRENRGSFAQKDWKAPSWEAAASPNGPGRPTTEVNNLRSIENTQTCHDSSSSKSSDASQPPSNSANLSNQSQSLVKENYDKNVSTADGRTSTDQKTEKENCLGSTDWKPLKWTRSGSLTSRGSGFSHSSSSKTMGMDSTETVAEVAPKNATPIQSPSAEAAACVISTAVVQSDETGSRKKPRLGWGEGLAKYEKKKVEGPEDDATKNELVFNVTNTETMQSPAVNLSNKSPTAPSLSDCASPATPSSVACSSSPGIEEKESIKEANVNHDTTNLSRSPSIVSQTHYDGPNFNLENLELASIVNLSSLINELLQSDDPSSAETGYVRTTSINKLLVWKVEILKALEITESEIDSLETELKSLIVESGRCCPHPAGSSSLPGGCKLKPCEGGLVTASSFAIRPATLHGVSSREMIVEDVPVALEDEHAVLKDEDIDSPGSATSKLVEVLPAGEGIFPSETAEHMEGCVNQHVENSSNLDENHPMNGLIDEGNFGCVDNHVLNGITRCEDLASVSDVHYDVEDIYDSIFSSNKDSANRALEELNKLLPAKWCPFDACTASSVSSLHRDAELVKEKFLTRKRFLRFKEKVLTLRFKVFQHFWKEGRLVSTRKLRVKTQKKFDPSLNGHRKNRSTSRSRVSSYAGGPQTVPADEVIAFVNGLLSESACKPYRNTLKMPALILDKEMKMSRFISKNGLVEDPCAVEKERSMINPWSPEEKEIFIDKLAAFGKDFGKISSFLDHKTVADCIEFYYKNHKSEGFEKARKNPDFVKQKKSQSTTYMVASGKRWNRESNAASLDMLGAASEIAANVDDTAEIQQRTSKFCFGASTSYKDPKGDDGPLRRSNSLDMYNNKRETVAADVLAGICGSVSSEAISSCITSSVDPGDGYQDWRYPRVGSSIKRPLTPEVTQNVVDDECSDESCGELDPTDWTDEEKSVFIHAVASYGKDFLKISECVRTRSINQCKVFFSKARKCLGLDLIQTGAGNAASGDVNGDGSDIEDGCTTETGTVNNASEYEMEEDLPPPDMKSNHESDIVGAQNLRSDLKMSEKNNGLDPLDCMAGEPPLKNLLTGDSRVDDKPGSDFNVEIKEQNGADVEFVSTEGCETTVASSSTMSGQRAEEDDDLHLQKGLSEAEKKALVEVSDGHCGKENRQRFLLPGANLNNKTVEERDFNSGDVSGISCAISEMKSEPQAAGIVSHPSFDAHSFMQVDKVSGYQKKADIETCSAEKSCVSSLKQNGHLASVKSSTLFSVPVEYRNSTNHNNASVDVGANMHSEKTVQTCDRQHHLSISSLSDSVESQIPRAHLTSMQTMKGISGNVNCKKQYSLQNVPKKDGDLQSGRHTSFFLEKCNSSTQQSRVGEAPFQSLEPCREHPKPQAGSSSDVDKYSRKGDVKLFGKVLISSQQKPNSCAQEADYSNSQDCKAVHQSLNLKLSSDQKVNCDSAQSKFDCNNYVGSETIPVTSFGFWDGNRIQTGYPPLPDSALLLTKYPAAFNNGVMPPPLHGVIRSSDCSSNGVSVFPSSELSSSNGLADYQVLRNRDLQSFTLDIKQPQDVLFTEMQRRNRFDLAPGMQQQARGMLGIDVVGRGGVLVGGQCSGVSDPVAAIRMHYAKAGQLSLQAGNVIKEDDRWRSNGGL; translated from the exons ATGCCGCCGGAGCCATTGCCTTGGGATCGAAGGGATTTTCGGAAGCACGAGAGATCCGGGTCGGACCCACGCCTCGGTGGCGGTGGGTTTGGCGGCGGAGGGCCCCACAGGTGGCGGGAGCAGCATCACCACCCCCACGCCCCGCCGCCCCACCCGCCTCCTTACCAccatcagcagcagcagcagcagcggTGGTACTCTGATTTCCGCTCCTCTCGGCCTCTACCTCCTG GTCACGGTAAGCAGGCTGGTTGGCACATGTATCCTGATGATGCTGGTCATGGATTTATGCCTTTTGGGTCTCGGTATGGTGACAGAAACTTAGAAGACGAAAATTGTAGACCCTTTGGATCTCGTGGGGATGGAAGGTATTTTAGGAATAGCAGGGAAAATAGGGGGTCCTTTGCCCAGAAAGACTGGAAAGCTCCCTCTTGGGAAGCTGCTGCATCACCAAATGGTCCTGGCAGACCTACCACAGAGGTTAACAATCTGAGGTCTATtgaaaatacacaaacatgCCATgatagcagcagcagcaagagCAGTGATGCCTCTCAGCCTCCTTCCAATTCTGCAAACCTATCCAATCAATCTCAATCTCTTGTGAAAGAGAACTATGATAAAAATGTTAGCACTGCTGATGGACGGACCAGCACAGATCAGAAAACCGAAAAAGAGAACTGCCTGGGGTCCACAGATTGGAAGCCTCTGAAATGGACCCGGTCGGGGAGCTTGACTTCAAGGGGCTCTGGTTTCAGCCACTCGAGTAGCTCAAAGACTATGGGAATGGATTCTACTGAGACAGTGGCTGAAGTAGCGCCTAAGAATGCAACACCTATTCAGTCTCCTTCTGCAGAGGCTGCTGCTTGTGTTATATCCACTGCTGTAGTCCAATCTGATGAGACTGGTTCCAGGAAGAAACCGCGTCTTGGCTGGGGTGAGGGACTGGCGAAGTACGAAAAGAAGAAAGTTGAAGGCCCTGAAGACgatgcaacaaaaaatgaactGGTGTTTAATGTCACTAATACAGAAACTATGCAGTCTCCTGCTGTCAACTTGTCTAACAAGAGTCCCACAGCTCCAAGTTTGTCAGATTGTGCCTCACCTGCTACTCCATCTTCAGTTGCTTGTAGTTCTTCACCAG GTATTGAGGAGAAAGAGTCCATCAAGGAAGCAAATGTCAATCATGATACAACTAATTTAAGCCGTTCACCTAGTATTGTGTCCCAGACTCACTATGATGgaccaaattttaatttagaaaatttggaGCTTGCATCTATTGTCAATCTGAGCTCTTTGATAAATGAACTACTGCAATCCGACGATCCAAGTTCTGCAGAAACCGGTTACGTGCGAACCACCTCGATAAACAAGTTGTTGGTGTGGAaagttgaaatattaaaagcaCTTGAAATAACTGAATCTGAGATAGATTCTCTTGAAACTGAACTCAAGTCATTGATAGTTGAGTCTGGAAGATGCTGTCCTCATCCTGCTGGTTCCAGCTCGCTACCAGGAGGTTGCAAGTTGAAACCCTGTGAAGGAGGGCTAGTCACCGCTTCCAGTTTTGCTATCAGGCCTGCTACATTGCATGGTGTTTCATCTAGAGAAATGATTGTTGAGGATGTGCCTGTTGCACTGGAAGATGAGCATGCGGTGTTGAAAGATGAGGATATTGATAGTCCAGGCAGTGCTACATCTAAACTTGTCGAGGTGCTTCCTGCCGGGGAAGGCATCTTTCCTTCTGAAACAGCAGAACATATGGAAGGTTGTGTAAATCAGCATGTGGAGAATTCTAGTAACTTGGATGAGAATCATCCAATGAATGGCCTCATTGATGAAGGAAACTTTGGTTGTGTTGATAATCATGTACTTAATGGGATTACTAGGTGTGAAGACCTTGCTAGTGTTAGCGATGTGCATTATGATGTAGAAGATATTTATGACTCGATATTCTCTTCTAACAAAGACTCTGCTAACAGAGCCTTGGAGGAGTTAAATAAGTTATTGCCTGCCAAATGGTGTCCTTTTGATGCGTGCACTGCATCTAGCGTCTCTTCATTGCACAGAGATGCTGAATTAGTTAAGGAGAAATTCCTAACCAGGAAGCGATTCCTCCGGTTTAAGGAGAAGGTTTTAACCCTCAGGTTTAAGGTATTTCAGCATTTCTGGAAGGAAGGTCGGCTAGTATCTACAAGGAAACTTCGAGTGAAGACTCAGAAGAAGTTTGATCCAAGTCTAAATGGCCATAGAAAGAATCGTTCAACCAGTCGTTCTCGGGTTTCTTCTTATG CTGGGGGTCCTCAAACGGTGCCTGCAGATGAAGTTATTGCATTTGTTAATGGGTTGCTTTCAGAGTCAGCGTGTAAACCCTATAGGAATACTCTGAAGATGCCAGCTTTAATTTTGGACAAGGAGATGAAGATGTCAAGGTTTATCTCGAAAAATGGTCTGGTGGAAGATCCTTGTGCTGTTGAAAAAGAAAGGTCTATGATCAATCCTTGGTCACCTGAAGAGAAGGAAATTTTCATTGATAAGCTTGCTGCCTTTGGGAAAGATTTCGGGAAGATTTCGTCCTTTCTGGATCATAAGACTGTAGCAGATTGCATTGAGTTTTATTACAAGAATCACAAGTCAGAAGGCTTTGAGAAGGCTAGAAAGAATCCTGACTTCGTGAAgcaaaaaaaatctcaatctACAACATACATGGTTGCATCTGGAAAAAGATGGAATCGCGAGTCAAATGCTGCTTCTCTTGATATGCTGGGTGCGGCTTCGGAAATTGCAGCTAATGTCGATGATACCGCAGAAATTCAGCAACGCACATCTAAATTCTGTTTTGGTGCATCTACTTCTTACAAAGATCCCAAGGGTGATGATGGTCCATTACGGAGATCTAACAGTTTAGATATGTACAATAACAAAAGGGAAACTGTAGCTGCTGATGTGTTGGCAGGTATTTGTGGTTCTGTGTCATCCGAGGCTATTAGTTCTTGCATCACAAGTTCTGTTGACCCTGGTGATGGGTATCAGGATTGGAGATATCCAAGAGTTGGCTCTTCTATAAAGCGACCTTTGACACCTGAGGTTACGCAGAATGTTGTTGACGATGAGTGCTCAGACGAGAGCTGTGGTGAGTTGGACCCTACTGATTGGACAGATGAGGAGAAGTCTGTCTTCATTCATGCTGTGGCATCTTATGGAAAAGATTTCTTAAAGATCTCAGAATGTGTCAGAACAAGATCCATTAATCAGTGCAAGGTGTTCTTTAGCAAGGCAAGGAAGTGCCTCGGGTTGGATCTGATTCAGACTGGAGCTGGAAATGCTGCATCTGGTGATGTTAATGGAGATGGCAGTGATATTGAAGATGGTTGTACTACGGAGACTGGCACTGTCAACAATGCTTCAGAATATGAGATGGAAGAGGATCTTCCACCTCCTGATATGAAGTCGAATCATGAATCTGATATAGTAGGAGCTCAAAATTTGAGATCAGATTTGAAGATGTCAGAGAAAAATAATGGGCTAGATCCCCTTGATTGTATGGCTGGTGAACCACCTTTGAAGAATTTGCTTACAG GTGATAGTCGGGTGGACGATAAGCCAGGATCAGACTTTAATGTGGAAATCAAGGAGCAGAATGGTGCAGATGTTGAATTTGTGTCTACGGAGGGATGTGAAACTACAGTTGCATCTTCTAGTACGATGTCTGGTCAACGAGCTGAAGAGGATGATGACCTTCACCTGCAGAAAGGACTGAGTGAGGCAGAGAAGAAGGCTTTGGTTGAGGTTTCTGATGGGCATTGTGGGAAAGAGAATCGGCAACGGTTTCTGTTACCCGGAGCAAATCTGAACAATAAGACAGTGGAAGAGAGAGATTTTAATTCTGGTGATGTCAGTGGCATAAGCTGCGCAATAAGTGAGATGAAGTCGGAGCCTCAGGCAGCTGGAATTGTTTCTCATCCTTCTTTTGATGCACATTCTTTTATGCAAGTTGATAAAGTATCTGGGTACCAAAAGAAGGCTGACATTGAAACCTGTTCTGCAGAAAAATCTTGTGTAAGTTCATTGAAGCAGAATGGTCATTTAGCATCCGTGAAGTCATCAACACTGTTTTCTGTTCCAGTTGAATATCGAAATAGCACGAATCATAATAATGCTTCAGTGGATGTTGGTGCGAATATGCATTCAGAGAAAACTGTTCAGACATGTGATCGTCAGCATCATCTTTCTATTAGTTCGTTGTCAGATTCTGTGGAATCCCAGATTCCTCGGGCGCATTTGACTTCAATGCAAACTATGAAGGGGATAAGTGGAAATGTCAATTGCAAGAAACAATATTCCCTTCAGAATGTGCCCAAGAAGGATGGGGATTTGCAATCAGGTCGGCATACCAGTTTCTTCCTTGAGAAGTGTAATAGTTCAACGCAGCAGAGTAGAGTTGGTGAAGCCCCATTTCAATCCCTAGAACCGTGCAGGGAGCATCCTAAACCCCAAGCAGGTTCCTCATCTGATGTGGATAAATATTCCAGGAAAGGTGATGTGAAATtgtttggtaaagttttaatATCCTCCCAGCAGAAACCAAATTCCTGTGCACAAGAAGCTGATTATAGTAACAGCCAGGATTGTAAAGCAGTTCATCAGTCACTGAACCTGAAACTCAGCTCTGACCAGAAGGTCAATTGTGATTCTGCTCAGTCAAAGTTCGACTGTAATAACTATGTTGGGTCTGAGACTATTCCTGTTACGAGTTTTGGTTTTTGGGATGGGAATAGGATACAGACAGGGTACCCTCCTTTGCCTGATTCTGCTCTCTTGTTGACCAAGTATCCTGCAGCATTTAATAATGGTGTTATGCCGCCACCCTTGCATGGAGTTATTAGGAGCAGCGACTGTTCCTCGAATGGTGTTTCTGTTTTTCCTAGCAGTGAACTAAGTAGCAGCAATGGACTAGCTGATTATCAGGTGTTGAGGAACCGAGATTTGCAGTCTTTTACCTTGGATATAAAGCAACCACAAGATGTGTTGTTCACTGAGATGCAAAGGAGAAACAGGTTTGATTTAGCACCAGGAATGCAACAGCAAGCAAGAGGAATGTTGGGAATCGACGTTGTTGGGAGAGGAGGGGTTCTTGTCGGAGGGCAGTGTTCTGGTGTTTCAGATCCTGTGGCTGCCATCAGAATGCACTATGCAAAGGCTGGACAACTTAGCCTGCAGGCAGGAAATGTGATCAAAGAGGATGATAGATGGAGAAGTAATGGAGGATTGTAG
- the LOC105161104 gene encoding alpha-taxilin isoform X1 yields MRIISYVKMENPNPEVNQLPEADSLPDGFVESSSAEPLKESVTDYKEEKLLEPDSLPEVVIGDGGSSSSKLVENAGDRSQSTAMANVIAAPGEGHVKQKSTEGVELQTVALGEISGAGSAENNKKEAPEVKRKNVKRTFKSEKEFLEFTLKYQQVIAERDSAVAVRDKLESLCRELQRQNKLLMDECKRVSTEGQNLRLDLSNKFQDAIKEVSSKLEEQKDECISQLKENEMLKTKLKQLVDQYALSEQQHAQQLKQKTLELQLADLKLQQHEEKLKQEQSQMKLYAEQVAQLLATEKNLRLQLTADGEKFQQFQEALLKSNEVFETFKQEIEKMAKSIKELKKENTFLKSKCEKSDVTLIELADERERMKKQLEKTRNQKEKLESLCRSLQAERKTHSVQSSSSDSIPA; encoded by the exons ATGCGTATAATTTCATAT GTGAAAATGGAGAACCCGAACCCGGAGGTGAATCAGCTTCCAGAAGCGGACTCGTTGCCTGATGGGTTTGTCGAATCCTCTTCTGCGGAGCCATTGAAGGAGTCGGTGACGGATTATAAGGAAGAAAAATTACTGGAGCCCGATTCACTGCCCGAAGTTGTCATAGGAGATGGCGGTTCGTCTTCGAGTAAATTAGTTGAGAATGCGGGGGATCGAAGTCAATCAACGGCTATGGCAAATGTTATCGCAGCTCCTGGTGAAGGACATGTTAAACAGAAAT CTACTGAAGGCGTAGAATTACAAACGGTTGCTTTAGGGGAGATTTCAGGGGCTGGAAGTgctgaaaacaacaaaaag GAGGCCCCTGAAGTGAAGCGTAAAAATGTAAAGCGTACCTTCAAGTCAGAGAAGGAGTTTTTGGAGTTCACTTTGAAGTATCAACAAGTAATTGCTGAGAGAGATTCTG CTGTTGCTGTTAGAGATAAACTTGAGTCATTGTGCCGGGAGTTACAAcgtcaaaataaattgttaatg GATGAATGTAAACGAGTGTCAACAGAGGGTCAAAATTTGAGATTAGATCTGTCAAACAAGTTCCAAGATGCCATTAAG GAAGTAAGCAGTAAGCTGGAGGAGCAGAAAGATGAATGCATATCTCAGCTAAAAGAGAATGAGAT GTTAAAGACCAAGTTAAAACAACTTGTTGATCAATATGCTCTTTCTGAGCAACAACATGCACAACAG CTGAAACAGAAAACACTTGAACTTCAGCTTGCTGATTTGAAACTTCAGCAACATGAAGAGAAATTGAAGCAGGAGCAGTCCCAGATGAAACTATATGCAGAACAAGTGGCACAACTTTTAGCAACTGAAAAGAATTTGAGGTTGCAATTAACAGCTGATGGTGAAAAGTTCCAACAGTTCCAG GAAGCATTATTGAAAAGCAATGAGGTTTTTGAAACATTTAAGCAAGAAATTGAGAAG ATGgcaaaatcaataaaagaaCTCAAAAAGGAAAACACCTTCTTGAAGAGTAAATGTGAAAAATCAGATGTTACTCTTATAGAACTTGCTGATGAG CGTGAACGCATGAAGAAACAACTagagaaaacaagaaatcagAAGGAAAAGCTTGAATCGCTATGTCGGTCCCTCCAAGCAGAGAGAAAAACACATTCTGTTCAAAGCAGTAGCTCAGATTCGATCCCAGCATGA
- the LOC105161105 gene encoding uncharacterized protein LOC105161105 isoform X1, translating into MEFGFENLNGGSSHFNQDIVRCPFLRNINEPTNFSFLTSAAFPIPVRDGKGPIFEDGPNFDMAFRVFHGQNGVVPLTGRSFIRTEKSTSESSPAQFNPLAARAATISLSAFGPGGPFGFDAFSGKRKKENKDSNSSKKESSSKGGKSEHEAMSNEWLQNGNCPIAKSYRAVSHVLPLVAKALQPPPGMKYRCPPAIVAARSALAKTAFAKNLRPQPLPAKILVIGVLGMAANIPLGIWREHTEKFSPSWFAAVHAAVPFIAMLRKSVLMPKTAMAFTIAASILGQVIGSRAERHRLKTVGTRKTDFAETSSFGPNPLAVAGTRDGLCRENTDWNSSSALVPIASSPTDVFC; encoded by the exons ATGGAATTTGGCTTCGAAAACTTGAATGGTGGTTCTTCACATTTTAACCAGGACATTGTTAGATGTCCTTTTTTGAGGAACATCAATGAACCAACTAACTTCTCCTTCTTAACATCAGCGGCTTTCCCTATTCCT GTACGGGACGGGAAAGGTCCTATCTTTGAGGATGGTCCCAATTTTGATATGGCATTCAGGGTCTTCCATGGGCAGAATGGAGTTGTTCCACTTACTGGGAGGTCATTTATTCGCACCGAGAAATCAACATCTGAATCATCACCGGCTCAATTCAATCCCTTGGCAGCAAGAGCAGCTACCATCAGCCTCTCTGCTTTTGGTCCTGGGGGACCTTTTGGGTTTGATGCTTTCTCTGGGAAgcgaaagaaagaaaacaaggaCTCAAATTCATCCAAAAAGGAATCTTCTTCAAAG GGAGGGAAATCAGAACATGAAGCAATGAGCAACGAGTGGTTGCAAAATGGAAACTGCCCCATTGCAAAGTCATATCGGGCCGTGAGTCATGTCCTTCCTCTTGTAGCGAAGGCCCTTCAGCCCCCTCCTGGCATGAAGTATAGGTGTCCTCCAGCAATTGTTGCTGCCCGGAGTGCTCTAGCAAAAACAGCTTTTGCGAAAAACCTCAGGCCACAGCCTCTGCCAGCAAAAATACTTGTCATTGGCGTTTTAGGAATGGCGGCTAATATACCTTTAGGAATATGGAGAGAACACACCGAAAAATTCTCACCATCATGGTTTGCTGCTGTCCATGCTGCTGTGCCGTTCATAGCCATGCTTAGGAAATCTGTATTGATGCCTAAGACAGCCATGGCATTTACCATCGCAGCATCTATTCTAGGACAGGTAATTGGTTCTAGAGCAGAGAGGCATCGGCTGAAGACGGTTGGTACAAGGAAAACTGATTTTGCTGAAACTTCAAGTTTTGGGCCAAATCCGTTGGCAGTTGCTGGAACTAGAGATGGGCTTTGCAGGGAAAATACCGATTGGAACTCGAGTTCTGCACTTGTTCCTATTGCCTCATCACCAACCGATGTGTTCTGCTAA
- the LOC105161104 gene encoding alpha-taxilin isoform X2 has protein sequence MENPNPEVNQLPEADSLPDGFVESSSAEPLKESVTDYKEEKLLEPDSLPEVVIGDGGSSSSKLVENAGDRSQSTAMANVIAAPGEGHVKQKSTEGVELQTVALGEISGAGSAENNKKEAPEVKRKNVKRTFKSEKEFLEFTLKYQQVIAERDSAVAVRDKLESLCRELQRQNKLLMDECKRVSTEGQNLRLDLSNKFQDAIKEVSSKLEEQKDECISQLKENEMLKTKLKQLVDQYALSEQQHAQQLKQKTLELQLADLKLQQHEEKLKQEQSQMKLYAEQVAQLLATEKNLRLQLTADGEKFQQFQEALLKSNEVFETFKQEIEKMAKSIKELKKENTFLKSKCEKSDVTLIELADERERMKKQLEKTRNQKEKLESLCRSLQAERKTHSVQSSSSDSIPA, from the exons ATGGAGAACCCGAACCCGGAGGTGAATCAGCTTCCAGAAGCGGACTCGTTGCCTGATGGGTTTGTCGAATCCTCTTCTGCGGAGCCATTGAAGGAGTCGGTGACGGATTATAAGGAAGAAAAATTACTGGAGCCCGATTCACTGCCCGAAGTTGTCATAGGAGATGGCGGTTCGTCTTCGAGTAAATTAGTTGAGAATGCGGGGGATCGAAGTCAATCAACGGCTATGGCAAATGTTATCGCAGCTCCTGGTGAAGGACATGTTAAACAGAAAT CTACTGAAGGCGTAGAATTACAAACGGTTGCTTTAGGGGAGATTTCAGGGGCTGGAAGTgctgaaaacaacaaaaag GAGGCCCCTGAAGTGAAGCGTAAAAATGTAAAGCGTACCTTCAAGTCAGAGAAGGAGTTTTTGGAGTTCACTTTGAAGTATCAACAAGTAATTGCTGAGAGAGATTCTG CTGTTGCTGTTAGAGATAAACTTGAGTCATTGTGCCGGGAGTTACAAcgtcaaaataaattgttaatg GATGAATGTAAACGAGTGTCAACAGAGGGTCAAAATTTGAGATTAGATCTGTCAAACAAGTTCCAAGATGCCATTAAG GAAGTAAGCAGTAAGCTGGAGGAGCAGAAAGATGAATGCATATCTCAGCTAAAAGAGAATGAGAT GTTAAAGACCAAGTTAAAACAACTTGTTGATCAATATGCTCTTTCTGAGCAACAACATGCACAACAG CTGAAACAGAAAACACTTGAACTTCAGCTTGCTGATTTGAAACTTCAGCAACATGAAGAGAAATTGAAGCAGGAGCAGTCCCAGATGAAACTATATGCAGAACAAGTGGCACAACTTTTAGCAACTGAAAAGAATTTGAGGTTGCAATTAACAGCTGATGGTGAAAAGTTCCAACAGTTCCAG GAAGCATTATTGAAAAGCAATGAGGTTTTTGAAACATTTAAGCAAGAAATTGAGAAG ATGgcaaaatcaataaaagaaCTCAAAAAGGAAAACACCTTCTTGAAGAGTAAATGTGAAAAATCAGATGTTACTCTTATAGAACTTGCTGATGAG CGTGAACGCATGAAGAAACAACTagagaaaacaagaaatcagAAGGAAAAGCTTGAATCGCTATGTCGGTCCCTCCAAGCAGAGAGAAAAACACATTCTGTTCAAAGCAGTAGCTCAGATTCGATCCCAGCATGA